In the Chrysiogenia bacterium genome, one interval contains:
- a CDS encoding dihydrofolate reductase: MARRIGMIVAISPEGVIGVDGKIPWHYSGDFKRFKALTMGGTLIMGRNTWASIGRPLPGRRNVVVTSHPEQVKHPDVECFADLDAAVASCENDGCEGGIWLIGGAGIYHAGMEIADFIDVTYAPDHIKVEGAVRFPEIDETIWERGELHSIEGEPALKQATFTRRKNT, from the coding sequence ATGGCGCGTCGGATCGGCATGATCGTTGCGATTTCGCCCGAAGGGGTGATCGGCGTCGACGGCAAGATTCCCTGGCATTACTCGGGCGACTTCAAGCGCTTCAAGGCCCTGACCATGGGTGGCACGCTCATCATGGGGCGCAACACGTGGGCGAGCATCGGCCGCCCGCTTCCGGGAAGGCGCAACGTGGTGGTGACTTCGCATCCCGAGCAGGTGAAACATCCCGACGTGGAATGTTTCGCCGACCTGGATGCCGCAGTTGCGAGCTGCGAGAACGATGGCTGCGAGGGCGGCATCTGGCTCATCGGCGGCGCGGGCATCTATCACGCGGGAATGGAAATCGCGGACTTTATCGACGTAACCTACGCGCCTGACCACATCAAAGTAGAGGGCGCGGTGCGCTTCCCTGAAATCGACGAAACGATCTGGGAGCGCGGCGAGCTGCACTCCATTGAAGGCGAGCCGGCGCTCAAGCAGGCGACCTTTACCCGGCGGAAAAACACATGA